In a single window of the Gossypium hirsutum isolate 1008001.06 chromosome A13, Gossypium_hirsutum_v2.1, whole genome shotgun sequence genome:
- the LOC107940021 gene encoding probable serine/threonine-protein kinase PBL11, protein MGNCLTKKSRDANQQPLEPARHPTGVDAVRSSRSRAISISAAVQQKTSFHPSKSSKSNPGKDEKYGASASASATRQHRSSRHVSSHSRRDNGKKNKKHGSPTTPRDWPVSKVKKVGWVPARNIHGFCYSVLRAATRKFSKENIIGEGGFGRMYIGYINPDSMRAAKPDTGKAIAIKVLGRRGIQSDEQWQNELRFLNKSNHPNVVKLMGYCCERHHRIVVYEYMCNGSLDAHLLRENNTELNWNRRIKIAIGVARAIAYLHNCTRPVIHRDLKSSYVLLDADFNPKLSYFGLARHGPLEDQSHVSTRILGTRGYFAPEYFTTGHLTVKADVYSFGVVLLEIFSACVAIRRCTDGTKSDLAIWAKPHLSNHLELHNIIDKKIARNINIEEAHKFASIVGQCLRSDPKDRPTMGEVLASLEQLQQDMVLSNLNTLVPFKYHRRCTHTLKS, encoded by the exons ATGGGAAATTGTCTAACGAAGAAATCTAGAGACGCCAACCAACAACCGCTTGAACCTGCTCGTCATCCTACTG GGGTTGATGCCGTTCGAAGTTCTCGTTCCAGGGCAATCTCTATATCAGCGGCGGTTCAACAGAAAACTTCGTTTCATCCTTCAAAATCTTCGAAAT CAAACCCTGGTAAAGATGAAAAATATGGTGCAAGTGCAAGTGCAAGTGCAACGCGCCAACACAGAAGCAGCAGGCATGTTTCTTCACATTCACGTAGAG ACAACGGTAAGAAGAATAAAAAACATGGTTCGCCAACAACTCCAAGAGATTGGCCAGTTTCAAAGGTGAAAAAAGTTGGATGGGTTCCTGCCCGGAACATCCACGGCTTTTGTTACAGTGTCTTGAGGGCCGCCACCCGTAAATTCAGTAAGGAGAACATAATCGGTGAAGGGGGTTTTGGAAGAATGTATATTGGGTATATAAATCCAGACAGTATGAGAGCAGCAAAGCCAGACACTGGCAAGGCAATCGCTATCAAGGTGCTTGGTAGAAGAGGGATACAAAGCGACGAACAATGGCAG AATGAATTGAGATTTCTAAACAAATCAAATCATCCAAATGTTGTGAAGCTTATGGGATATTGCTGTGAGAGACATCATAGGATTGTGGTCTATGAGTACATGTGCAACGGAAGCTTGGATGCCCATCTCTTGAGAG aGAATAATACAGAGCTAAACTGGAATAGGAGAATCAAAATAGCTATTGGAGTAGCAAGGGCAATAGCTTACCTTCACAACTGCACGAGGCCAGTCATTCATCGGGACCTCAAATCCTCTTATGTTCTCCTTGATGCT GATTTCAATCCGAAACTATCATACTTTGGACTGGCTAGGCATGGACCTTTAGAAGACCAATCACATGTCAGTACAAGGATCCTTGGAACCAGAGGATACTTCGCTCCCGAATACTTTACAACAG GGCATTTAACTGTAAAAGCTGATGTATACAGTTTTGGAGTAGTACTACTAGAAATATTTTCTGCCTGTGTTGCAATCAGGAGATGTACCGACGGTACCAAAAGCGATCTTGCTATATGGGCTAAACCACATCTAAGCAATCACTTGGAACTGCATAACATCATCGACAAGAAAATAGCAAGGAACATCAATATCGAAGAAGCACACAAGTTTGCTTCAATCGTCGGCCAATGCCTTAGATCGGACCCTAAGGATCGACCCACAATGGGGGAAGTACTAGCAAGTCTAGAGCAACTGCAACAAGATATGGTACTCAGCAATTTGAACACACTTGTTCCATTCAAATACCATAGAAGGTGTACACATACATTAAAGAGTTAA
- the LOC107940020 gene encoding probable serine/threonine-protein kinase PBL3 isoform X1, with product MGNCLFSSTRVDSSQSPHATSASGGSRVSSKTSRSSAPSSLTIPSFSDTSSMGCLPTPRTEGEILSSPNLKPFSFSELKNATRNFRPDSLLGEGGFGYVFKGWIDENTLAATKPGSGMVVAVKKLKPEGFQGHKEWLTEVDYLGQLHHPNLVKLIGYCSEGENRLLVYEFMPKGSLENHLFRRGPQPLSWVVRLKVAIGAARGLSFLHDLKSQVIYRDFKASNILLDGEFNAKLSDFGLAKAGPTGDRTHVSTQVMGTHGYAAPEYVATGRLTAKSDVYSFGVVLLELLSGRRAVDKTKVGIEQNLVDWAKPYLGDKRKLFRIMDTKLGGQYPQKSAYTAATLALQCLSTEAKLRPKMSEVLAALEQLEAPKTASKHTQVDQQSIPLPVQKSPIRQHHSPMHLTPSASPLPSHKQSLRAY from the exons ATGGGAAACTGTTTATTTTCTTCTACTAGAGTGGATTCCAGCCAAAGCCCCCATGCAACTTCAG CTTCAGGAGGCTCAAGAGTTTCCAGCAAAACCAGTCGGTCTTCAGCTCCTTCGAGCTTAACCATCCCATCTTTCAGTGATACGAGTAGTATGGGATGTCTTCCAACACCAAGGACTGAAGGAGAAATATTGTCATCCCCCAATTTGAAGCCGTTCTCATTCAGCGAGTTGAAGAATGCCACCAGAAACTTTCGTCCTGACAGTCTTCTAGGTGAAGGTGGTTTTGGTTATGTTTTTAAAGGATGGATTGATGAAAACACATTAGCTGCTACAAAGCCTGGATCAGGAATGGTTGTTGCTGTCAAGAAGCTTAAACCTGAAGGTTTTCAAGGCCACAAAGAGTGGTTG ACTGAAGTTGATTATCTCGGCCAACTTCATCATCCAAATCTGGTTAAGTTGATTGGATATTGCTCTGAGGGAGAGAACCGACTTTTGGtctatgagttcatgcctaaagGAAGCTTAGAGAATCATCTGTTTAGAA GAGGGCCACAACCGCTTTCTTGGGTGGTGAGGCTTAAGGTCGCCATAGGTGCTGCTAGAGGGCTTTCCTTTCTTCATGATTTAAAATCCCAAGTCATATATCGTGATTTTAAAGCTTCTAATATATTGCTAGATGGG GAGTTCAATGCAAAACTTTCTGATTTTGGGTTGGCCAAGGCAGGGCCTACTGGTGATAGGACTCATGTCTCAACTCAGGTCATGGGTACTCACGGCTATGCAGCACCTGAATATGTTGCTACCG GTCGTTTGACAGCTAAGAGTGATGTATACAGCTTTGGGGTTGTGCTGCTTGAACTGTTGTCTGGACGACGGGCTGTTGATAAAACAAAAGTTGGTATCGAACAGAATCTAGTAGACTGGGCGAAACCCTATTTGGGTGACAAAAGAAAATTATTTCGAATAATGGACACTAAGTTGGGGGGCCAGTACCCACAGAAAAGCGCTTATACAGCTGCTACCCTTGCTTTACAATGTTTAAGTACTGAAGCCAAACTCAGGCCTAAAATGTCTGAAGTTTTGGCAGCATTGGAGCAACTTGAAGCCCCAAAAACCGCATCCAAACACACTCAAGTAGATCAGCAATCAATTCCACTTCCTGTTCAGAAATCTCCGATAAGACAACACCATTCGCCCATGCATCTAACACCCAGTGCATCCCCATTACCCTCTCACAAGCAATCCCTACGCGCATATTGA
- the LOC107940020 gene encoding probable serine/threonine-protein kinase PBL3 isoform X2 yields the protein MSFDVQTKRKSSGGSRVSSKTSRSSAPSSLTIPSFSDTSSMGCLPTPRTEGEILSSPNLKPFSFSELKNATRNFRPDSLLGEGGFGYVFKGWIDENTLAATKPGSGMVVAVKKLKPEGFQGHKEWLTEVDYLGQLHHPNLVKLIGYCSEGENRLLVYEFMPKGSLENHLFRRGPQPLSWVVRLKVAIGAARGLSFLHDLKSQVIYRDFKASNILLDGEFNAKLSDFGLAKAGPTGDRTHVSTQVMGTHGYAAPEYVATGRLTAKSDVYSFGVVLLELLSGRRAVDKTKVGIEQNLVDWAKPYLGDKRKLFRIMDTKLGGQYPQKSAYTAATLALQCLSTEAKLRPKMSEVLAALEQLEAPKTASKHTQVDQQSIPLPVQKSPIRQHHSPMHLTPSASPLPSHKQSLRAY from the exons ATGAGTTTCGACGTGCAAACTAAAAGGAAGT CTTCAGGAGGCTCAAGAGTTTCCAGCAAAACCAGTCGGTCTTCAGCTCCTTCGAGCTTAACCATCCCATCTTTCAGTGATACGAGTAGTATGGGATGTCTTCCAACACCAAGGACTGAAGGAGAAATATTGTCATCCCCCAATTTGAAGCCGTTCTCATTCAGCGAGTTGAAGAATGCCACCAGAAACTTTCGTCCTGACAGTCTTCTAGGTGAAGGTGGTTTTGGTTATGTTTTTAAAGGATGGATTGATGAAAACACATTAGCTGCTACAAAGCCTGGATCAGGAATGGTTGTTGCTGTCAAGAAGCTTAAACCTGAAGGTTTTCAAGGCCACAAAGAGTGGTTG ACTGAAGTTGATTATCTCGGCCAACTTCATCATCCAAATCTGGTTAAGTTGATTGGATATTGCTCTGAGGGAGAGAACCGACTTTTGGtctatgagttcatgcctaaagGAAGCTTAGAGAATCATCTGTTTAGAA GAGGGCCACAACCGCTTTCTTGGGTGGTGAGGCTTAAGGTCGCCATAGGTGCTGCTAGAGGGCTTTCCTTTCTTCATGATTTAAAATCCCAAGTCATATATCGTGATTTTAAAGCTTCTAATATATTGCTAGATGGG GAGTTCAATGCAAAACTTTCTGATTTTGGGTTGGCCAAGGCAGGGCCTACTGGTGATAGGACTCATGTCTCAACTCAGGTCATGGGTACTCACGGCTATGCAGCACCTGAATATGTTGCTACCG GTCGTTTGACAGCTAAGAGTGATGTATACAGCTTTGGGGTTGTGCTGCTTGAACTGTTGTCTGGACGACGGGCTGTTGATAAAACAAAAGTTGGTATCGAACAGAATCTAGTAGACTGGGCGAAACCCTATTTGGGTGACAAAAGAAAATTATTTCGAATAATGGACACTAAGTTGGGGGGCCAGTACCCACAGAAAAGCGCTTATACAGCTGCTACCCTTGCTTTACAATGTTTAAGTACTGAAGCCAAACTCAGGCCTAAAATGTCTGAAGTTTTGGCAGCATTGGAGCAACTTGAAGCCCCAAAAACCGCATCCAAACACACTCAAGTAGATCAGCAATCAATTCCACTTCCTGTTCAGAAATCTCCGATAAGACAACACCATTCGCCCATGCATCTAACACCCAGTGCATCCCCATTACCCTCTCACAAGCAATCCCTACGCGCATATTGA